From Calditrichota bacterium, a single genomic window includes:
- a CDS encoding DivIVA domain-containing protein, giving the protein MRLTPLDIRKQEFRRAVRGFDVDEVETFLDMVAEQFETLLRERNTLNEEVLKLRTQLRDYQQVEKTLQETLMNAQQNINESRESSRREAELIVREAELRAEEIIEDARNQLQQLKSELLLLRAEKASFVKRLKQLLQSQVELLEVLGSDDLDLGRFRSAQHQEEQETQGEEEAEKSEPRIVGLDEEPAASPASGTERAAPEKPSAPPPGRLSDEFII; this is encoded by the coding sequence GTGAGACTGACGCCACTGGACATACGCAAGCAGGAGTTTCGACGCGCCGTGCGCGGCTTCGACGTCGATGAAGTGGAGACCTTCCTCGACATGGTGGCCGAACAGTTCGAAACCCTGCTCCGTGAACGCAATACGCTCAACGAAGAGGTTCTCAAGCTCCGCACCCAACTGCGGGACTACCAGCAGGTAGAGAAGACCCTGCAGGAGACGTTGATGAACGCCCAGCAGAACATCAACGAGTCCCGTGAGTCCTCCCGACGGGAGGCGGAGCTCATCGTGCGGGAGGCGGAGCTACGCGCCGAGGAGATCATCGAGGATGCTCGCAATCAGCTGCAACAACTGAAAAGCGAGCTCCTGCTGCTGCGCGCGGAAAAGGCCTCCTTCGTGAAACGGCTGAAGCAGCTCCTCCAGTCACAAGTGGAGCTCCTCGAGGTGTTGGGCAGTGACGACCTCGATCTTGGCCGCTTCAGGAGCGCGCAGCACCAGGAGGAACAAGAGACCCAAGGGGAAGAAGAGGCGGAAAAAAGCGAGCCGCGCATCGTCGGCTTGGATGAAGAGCCGGCAGCATCACCTGCTTCAGGAACAGAGCGCGCCGCCCCGGAAAAACCCTCTGCGCCACCTCCTGGGCGCCTGAGCGATGAGTTCATCATCTGA
- a CDS encoding purine-nucleoside phosphorylase: MQGLRQQLEETTAFIRKHTQMQPEVGIILGTGLGALADEIEKEAVLPYEEIPHFARSTVEFHAGKLLFGKLGGKRVMAMQGRFHYYEGYTMKQITYPVRLMKHLGAHTLVVSSASGCLNPLFRPGQIVIITDHINLLGDNPLIGVNDDSLGPRFPDMSEPYSRALIALAEQVAMEEKIWVQKGVYVAMTGPSLETAAEYRFLRTIGADVVGMSTVPEVIVAVHAGMRVLGLSVITDACFADCLKPADIKEILHFAKQAEPSLTILMRKVIERM; encoded by the coding sequence ATGCAGGGACTACGTCAACAGCTTGAAGAAACTACTGCCTTCATCCGCAAGCACACCCAGATGCAACCGGAGGTGGGGATCATCCTTGGCACCGGGCTTGGGGCCCTTGCTGACGAAATAGAAAAGGAAGCCGTGCTTCCTTACGAGGAGATCCCCCACTTTGCCCGCTCCACGGTGGAATTCCACGCGGGCAAGCTACTCTTCGGTAAGCTGGGCGGCAAGAGGGTGATGGCCATGCAGGGCCGCTTCCACTACTACGAAGGGTACACGATGAAGCAGATCACCTATCCGGTGCGCCTCATGAAGCACCTTGGGGCACACACGCTGGTGGTCTCTTCAGCAAGCGGCTGCCTCAATCCGCTCTTCCGCCCTGGCCAGATCGTGATCATCACCGACCACATCAACCTCCTCGGGGATAACCCCCTCATCGGCGTCAACGATGACTCGCTGGGGCCGCGCTTTCCGGACATGTCCGAGCCCTACAGCCGGGCCCTCATCGCCTTGGCCGAGCAGGTGGCCATGGAGGAAAAGATCTGGGTGCAAAAGGGCGTATACGTGGCCATGACCGGTCCCTCGTTGGAGACGGCTGCCGAATACCGCTTCTTGCGTACCATCGGGGCAGACGTGGTGGGTATGTCCACCGTGCCAGAGGTGATAGTGGCCGTGCATGCGGGTATGCGGGTGCTGGGCCTGTCCGTCATCACCGACGCCTGCTTTGCCGACTGCCTGAAGCCGGCCGACATCAAGGAAATCTTGCATTTTGCAAAACAGGCCGAGCCCAGCCTGACGATTCTGATGCGCAAGGTCATCGAGAGAATGTGA
- a CDS encoding isoleucine--tRNA ligase, whose translation MYREFSGRVDYPQLERDVLKFWEEQRIFQKSVESRDPAHKFVFYEGPPTANGRPGIHHVISRTVKDFVCRWRTMQGYRVERKAGWDTHGLPVEIEVEKKLGIQRKDQIIAYGIERFNEECRKSVFAYKEDWDEMTRRIGFWVDLENPYITYTNDYIETVWWILHQFWKKGLLYQGHKILPYCPRCETPLSSHEVSQGYEEVEDPSIYVKVPIVGQENTFFLVWTTTPWTLLSNVALALHPELSYVKVWHQGAHLVLGLDRLSCLDGEYEIEEKMRGEQLAGVSYEPLFSYLSPEKRAYYTILADFVSTEEGTGIVHIAPAFGEEDYQVGEQYDLPILQPVDRSGCFTAEIQPWQGMFVKDADPLIIDNLRQRQLLYKAERIRHSYPFCWRCSSPLLYYARKSWYLRTTAFREALIRNNRSIKWFPPEVGEGRFGEWLENNIDWALSRDRFWGTPLNIWICEGCGAQESVGSVAELMERGGLREVIDLHRPYIDQVSIPCPSCGQSMRRTPEVLDCWFDSGAMPYAQFHYPFENVAVFEQNFPADFIAEGVDQTRGWFYSLLVLSTLLFDKPAYKSCVSLGLILDKEGQKMSKSRGNTVDPFDHLNKEGADALRWYLLTASAPWLPTRFDPAGVVEAQNKFLDTLVNVYNFFAMYANVDGFTLSGERLPVEKRSQLDRWLLSTLHSTVRVVNDDLEHYELSRAARRIGEFVIDDLSNWYVRRSRRRFWKAENNQDKLAAYQTLYEALITSVRLAAPFVPFITDELYRRLKEGSGVSLPESVHLDAYPRPDQPPCDFCDEQLEERMNLVRQIVLLGRALRNQAGVKVRQPLARLVVVDPHDRRRAMLDGMENLLLEELNIKRVEFVADSSALHSRRAEPVFRALGPKFGNKVNAVAQAIRSLGEEQISTLLARGVLSLAVDGMEVTVAPEDVQVVMQQAPGLVVGTEGELTVALDTTLNEDLELEGLAREFVNRVQNTRKEAQFDVVDRIIISCDAQGKLAKAISRLSSYIRNETLAKEIVLPEVSGEYTKKWNIGEDVVTIGVSRIRER comes from the coding sequence ATGTATCGCGAGTTCTCGGGTCGGGTCGATTACCCTCAACTGGAAAGGGATGTGCTCAAGTTTTGGGAAGAGCAAAGAATCTTCCAGAAGAGCGTCGAGTCGCGGGACCCGGCCCACAAGTTCGTCTTTTATGAAGGTCCCCCTACCGCCAATGGGCGTCCTGGCATCCACCACGTCATCTCGCGCACGGTAAAGGATTTCGTCTGCCGCTGGCGGACCATGCAGGGCTATCGCGTGGAGCGGAAGGCGGGCTGGGATACGCACGGCTTGCCAGTGGAAATCGAGGTCGAAAAGAAGCTGGGCATCCAGCGCAAAGACCAGATCATCGCCTACGGCATCGAGCGCTTCAACGAGGAATGCCGCAAATCGGTCTTTGCCTACAAAGAAGACTGGGACGAAATGACTCGCCGCATCGGCTTCTGGGTCGACCTCGAGAACCCGTACATCACCTACACCAACGACTACATCGAGACGGTCTGGTGGATCTTGCACCAGTTTTGGAAGAAGGGCCTCCTCTACCAAGGGCACAAGATCCTCCCCTACTGTCCACGGTGCGAGACGCCGCTCTCCAGCCATGAGGTCTCGCAAGGGTATGAAGAGGTCGAGGATCCCTCCATCTACGTGAAGGTGCCGATTGTCGGCCAGGAAAACACCTTCTTCCTGGTGTGGACGACTACCCCATGGACCCTCCTCTCTAACGTCGCTCTGGCTCTGCATCCGGAGCTCTCCTACGTGAAGGTGTGGCACCAAGGAGCACACCTCGTGCTTGGCCTTGACCGCCTCTCGTGTCTCGACGGCGAGTACGAAATCGAAGAGAAGATGCGTGGGGAACAGTTGGCAGGCGTGAGCTACGAGCCGCTGTTCAGCTACCTCTCCCCGGAAAAGCGCGCCTATTACACCATTCTCGCCGACTTTGTGAGCACCGAGGAGGGAACGGGCATCGTCCACATTGCCCCGGCCTTCGGCGAGGAGGACTACCAGGTAGGCGAACAGTACGACCTGCCCATATTGCAGCCGGTGGACAGGAGCGGGTGCTTCACCGCGGAGATTCAGCCTTGGCAGGGCATGTTCGTCAAGGATGCCGACCCCCTCATTATCGACAACTTGCGCCAGCGGCAGCTCTTGTACAAGGCCGAGCGCATCAGACATAGCTACCCCTTCTGCTGGCGGTGTTCCTCGCCGCTGCTTTACTACGCGCGCAAGTCGTGGTACCTGCGCACCACCGCGTTCAGGGAAGCCTTGATCCGCAACAACCGGTCGATCAAGTGGTTCCCTCCTGAAGTGGGTGAGGGCCGCTTCGGCGAGTGGCTGGAAAACAACATCGATTGGGCCCTGTCACGGGACCGCTTCTGGGGCACACCGCTCAACATCTGGATCTGCGAAGGCTGCGGAGCCCAGGAGAGTGTCGGCAGCGTGGCCGAGCTCATGGAACGCGGCGGACTGCGAGAGGTCATCGACCTGCACCGCCCCTACATTGACCAAGTCAGCATTCCTTGCCCCTCTTGCGGCCAGTCCATGCGGCGCACCCCAGAGGTCCTCGACTGCTGGTTCGATTCCGGGGCAATGCCTTACGCCCAGTTCCACTACCCCTTTGAGAACGTGGCGGTTTTCGAGCAGAACTTCCCTGCTGACTTCATCGCCGAGGGCGTAGACCAGACCAGAGGGTGGTTCTACTCGCTGCTGGTGCTCAGCACTCTGCTCTTTGACAAGCCCGCCTACAAGAGCTGCGTATCCCTTGGGCTCATTCTGGACAAAGAAGGCCAGAAGATGTCCAAGAGCCGTGGCAATACGGTTGACCCGTTCGACCACCTGAACAAGGAGGGCGCCGATGCCTTGCGCTGGTACTTGCTCACGGCCAGCGCGCCATGGCTGCCGACCCGTTTTGATCCCGCCGGAGTCGTGGAAGCACAGAACAAGTTCTTAGACACGTTGGTCAACGTGTACAACTTTTTCGCCATGTACGCCAACGTTGATGGCTTTACCCTTAGCGGCGAACGTCTCCCGGTGGAAAAGCGCTCGCAGCTGGACCGCTGGCTGCTGTCGACGCTGCACAGCACCGTGCGCGTGGTCAACGACGATCTGGAGCACTATGAGCTGTCGCGAGCCGCGCGGCGCATCGGCGAATTCGTGATCGACGACCTATCCAACTGGTACGTACGACGCTCCCGCCGACGCTTTTGGAAGGCAGAAAACAACCAAGATAAGCTAGCCGCCTATCAAACGCTCTACGAGGCGCTCATCACCAGCGTGCGTCTGGCTGCGCCTTTCGTGCCTTTCATCACCGACGAGCTGTACCGCCGGCTGAAAGAGGGCAGTGGCGTCTCTTTGCCAGAAAGCGTCCACTTGGACGCCTATCCAAGGCCTGACCAACCTCCGTGCGACTTCTGCGATGAGCAGCTGGAAGAGCGCATGAACTTGGTGCGCCAGATTGTGCTCCTCGGGCGCGCGTTGCGCAACCAGGCCGGCGTGAAAGTGCGGCAACCTCTGGCCAGGCTGGTGGTGGTCGACCCTCACGACCGGCGGCGGGCCATGCTGGACGGCATGGAGAACCTGCTCTTGGAGGAGTTGAACATCAAACGGGTGGAGTTTGTGGCCGATTCTTCTGCCCTACACAGCCGTCGCGCCGAGCCGGTCTTCCGCGCTTTGGGGCCGAAATTTGGCAACAAGGTCAATGCGGTGGCCCAGGCCATCCGCTCGCTGGGTGAGGAGCAGATCAGCACACTGCTGGCGCGCGGGGTTCTGTCCCTGGCGGTGGACGGCATGGAAGTAACCGTCGCGCCCGAGGATGTGCAAGTGGTGATGCAACAGGCGCCGGGACTGGTAGTTGGCACCGAAGGCGAACTGACCGTCGCCTTGGATACCACTCTGAACGAGGACCTTGAATTGGAGGGCTTGGCGCGGGAGTTTGTCAACCGAGTTCAGAACACCCGTAAGGAGGCGCAGTTCGACGTTGTGGACCGCATCATCATCTCGTGTGACGCTCAGGGCAAGCTGGCCAAGGCCATTTCGCGCCTTTCCTCCTACATCCGCAACGAGACGCTGGCTAAAGAGATCGTCTTGCCGGAGGTCAGCGGCGAATACACGAAGAAATGGAACATTGGCGAGGACGTGGTTACCATCGGGGTAAGTCGCATCAGGGAACGGTAG
- a CDS encoding TraR/DksA C4-type zinc finger protein has translation MTKKELEYFKKLILQKREELLRELERLKESGLNSTLKEATGDHSSYSFHMADQGTDTMEREKAFFLASREGNLLYHLDKALERIEDGTYGKCVQCGKDIGKERLEAVPHVRLCVECKAKEEKQRQ, from the coding sequence ATGACCAAGAAGGAACTGGAGTATTTCAAGAAACTGATCCTGCAGAAGCGGGAGGAGCTCCTCAGGGAATTGGAGAGGCTGAAAGAGTCGGGGTTGAACTCGACGCTGAAAGAGGCTACCGGAGACCACTCCTCCTACTCCTTCCACATGGCCGACCAGGGCACCGATACCATGGAGCGGGAGAAGGCCTTCTTCCTTGCCTCACGGGAAGGGAATCTCCTCTACCACCTGGACAAGGCTCTGGAACGCATCGAGGACGGCACCTACGGAAAGTGCGTGCAGTGCGGCAAAGATATTGGTAAAGAGCGCCTCGAAGCGGTGCCCCACGTGCGCCTGTGCGTCGAGTGCAAGGCCAAGGAGGAGAAGCAGCGTCAATGA
- the lspA gene encoding signal peptidase II, with the protein MIERLRVLRYAALVLLADQLTKVLARYLLPRDHSVQVVGDLVRLTYVENPGIAFGIRVGHGPVFTVLIAVASIAVLVYLLRAHAVSNTERVALAITFGGALGNLTDRVLFGRVVDFVDVDFPDFLMTRWPVFNLADAAVTIGVVILILMILLASEHGGHRQASEPPST; encoded by the coding sequence GTGATCGAACGGTTAAGAGTGCTCCGCTACGCCGCGCTCGTTCTGCTGGCCGATCAATTGACCAAAGTGCTGGCGCGCTATCTGCTGCCGCGCGACCACTCAGTACAAGTGGTGGGCGACTTGGTGCGCCTGACCTACGTGGAAAACCCAGGCATTGCCTTCGGCATCAGGGTGGGCCATGGACCGGTTTTCACCGTGCTGATCGCCGTGGCGAGCATCGCCGTGCTTGTCTACCTACTGCGCGCTCACGCGGTGAGCAACACCGAACGGGTCGCCTTGGCCATCACCTTTGGCGGGGCACTTGGCAACCTCACCGACAGAGTTCTCTTCGGCCGGGTTGTGGACTTTGTCGATGTGGATTTTCCGGATTTTCTGATGACCCGCTGGCCGGTCTTCAACCTCGCAGACGCCGCCGTCACCATTGGGGTCGTTATCCTCATCCTGATGATCTTGCTTGCCTCCGAGCATGGTGGCCACCGGCAGGCGAGCGAGCCACCCTCAACCTGA
- a CDS encoding RluA family pseudouridine synthase: MPREHHTLVVPQADERRRLDNFLRQHLPHLTRSRIQRLIDDGQVLLNGAPTKPGHRVRPGQVVEVTVPEPKKLEILPEQIPLDILYEDEHLLVLNKPAGMVVHPAFANYTGTLVNALLAHCQQLSGIGGVQRPGIVHRLDRETSGVMVVAKSDAAHVALSQQFAARQVRREYRAVVWGHFRSPTGRVETLLRRSPKNRLRMTVSKLGKLAVTNYEVLEEYRLLSLLRLNLGTGRTHQIRVHMAYIGHPVFGDATYGGRSKRLSGLNRENLAFAVKLLKQFNRPALHALSLGFVHPVLRQEMYFEVPPPDDFQRLLAALKEVPTK, from the coding sequence ATGCCGCGCGAACATCACACTCTCGTGGTCCCGCAGGCGGATGAGCGCCGACGCTTAGACAACTTTCTTCGCCAGCATCTGCCCCACCTGACGCGCTCGCGCATTCAACGTCTGATCGATGACGGGCAGGTGCTTCTCAACGGCGCGCCCACCAAGCCTGGCCACCGCGTCCGGCCGGGTCAGGTGGTGGAGGTGACCGTCCCCGAACCCAAGAAGTTAGAGATCCTCCCCGAGCAAATCCCTTTAGACATCCTTTACGAGGACGAACATCTCCTGGTGCTGAACAAGCCGGCAGGCATGGTGGTCCACCCCGCCTTCGCCAACTATACGGGAACTTTGGTCAACGCCCTGTTGGCGCACTGCCAACAGCTTTCCGGGATTGGTGGCGTGCAGCGGCCAGGCATCGTCCACCGCCTGGACAGGGAGACATCGGGGGTCATGGTGGTAGCCAAGAGCGACGCGGCGCATGTGGCGCTGTCGCAGCAGTTTGCCGCACGCCAGGTGCGACGAGAGTACCGGGCAGTTGTCTGGGGACATTTCCGCTCGCCGACCGGCCGCGTGGAGACATTGCTAAGGCGCAGCCCCAAGAACCGCCTACGGATGACCGTCTCCAAACTCGGCAAGCTTGCCGTCACCAACTATGAGGTGCTGGAGGAATATCGCCTCCTCAGTCTGCTGCGCCTCAACCTGGGGACCGGCAGAACGCACCAGATTCGCGTGCACATGGCCTATATCGGCCATCCAGTCTTCGGCGATGCTACCTATGGCGGCAGAAGTAAGCGCTTGAGCGGCTTGAACCGCGAAAACCTCGCTTTCGCAGTGAAGCTCCTGAAGCAGTTCAACCGGCCCGCCCTCCACGCTCTCAGCCTTGGCTTCGTGCATCCGGTCCTGCGCCAGGAGATGTACTTTGAGGTCCCGCCCCCCGATGACTTTCAGCGCCTGCTTGCCGCGCTGAAAGAAGTCCCGACCAAATAG
- a CDS encoding SelT/SelW/SelH family protein gives MAEEIAQHFGIEAELVQSTGGVFEVEVDGQLVFSKRQLGRFPEQGEVVRLLRTAMQ, from the coding sequence TTGGCGGAGGAAATAGCACAGCATTTTGGCATAGAGGCAGAGCTCGTCCAGTCCACCGGAGGCGTGTTCGAGGTGGAAGTGGACGGCCAGCTGGTTTTCTCAAAAAGGCAACTCGGTCGCTTTCCTGAGCAAGGCGAGGTGGTGCGCCTGCTTCGGACCGCGATGCAGTAG
- a CDS encoding HAD family hydrolase codes for MRRPPPKQAPAAFVDRDGTILEDVPFLHEPDKVRLLPGAAAGLKRLQDMGYRLVVLTNQGGIGLGYFTLEDFYRVNSAMLKLLHAHGVRVDKVYFCPHGLAEQCDCRKPGTALLHLAKEQLNVDLSHSVVIGDRTADIETARRAGCRSILVRTGTGGRDGEYAVTADFVANDLEEAANLLLEQERRPAGEDKNATTCGEEP; via the coding sequence ATCCGCCGGCCGCCTCCGAAGCAGGCGCCAGCCGCGTTCGTCGACCGCGACGGCACCATCTTGGAGGATGTGCCCTTTCTGCACGAGCCCGACAAGGTGCGATTGCTCCCCGGGGCAGCCGCAGGTCTGAAGCGCCTCCAGGACATGGGCTATCGGCTTGTGGTGCTGACCAATCAGGGGGGAATCGGCCTCGGGTACTTCACGCTTGAGGACTTTTACCGGGTCAACAGCGCCATGCTCAAGCTGCTCCATGCCCATGGGGTGCGCGTTGACAAGGTCTACTTCTGTCCTCATGGCCTGGCCGAGCAGTGCGATTGTCGCAAGCCAGGCACGGCTCTTCTCCACCTGGCCAAGGAGCAGCTCAATGTGGACCTGAGCCACAGCGTGGTGATCGGCGACCGCACAGCCGACATCGAGACTGCTCGCCGCGCGGGATGCAGGAGCATTCTGGTACGCACCGGCACAGGCGGCCGTGACGGCGAGTACGCTGTCACTGCCGACTTTGTCGCCAATGACCTGGAGGAGGCAGCCAATCTGTTGCTGGAGCAGGAGAGGAGACCTGCAGGAGAAGACAAGAACGCCACAACTTGCGGAGAAGAACCGTGA